Proteins from one Drosophila gunungcola strain Sukarami chromosome 3R, Dgunungcola_SK_2, whole genome shotgun sequence genomic window:
- the LOC128254107 gene encoding protein seu-1, producing the protein MMTTDFGGQFVSSNPNAGCSASSRWLTEEVFKLIDIVQRDEAIYNPRHKYYFCRPYVENFWREVDLKLEKNPGASLAKWTNLRISFRREYTNYLEEKVPPCWSYFDRMFFLHPYLRKKHQQPKSLDTQVQDALAHLSSLSSRMQRERSVVIPASSSGGGQPTPSAHQSPPAPQLDNYLDYFDEGEPNNSELEDIMEEEQQRSSRYHSQLDSNDIKSECEEPADDYEQETHEPDEDEPEDQDLHKMAPTSSSSSADAQRRYPNQQPHTSRMHLGRLQMRAYQDEMRGAIRPRSQELQAPTAAVTGVNFASQSAAHPNISFVRPTFSKPVDLVSTTTHNGGGPSGTAGPSEADLPTPSSATVATPNAPSSSFNTTSSSSSNSSYLSQRHGHNHVHGGHQQLQPSSLPLRLEANNPSSGSVSNGGVEMCDCKTDPDAMFLMSLLPDIQKLNGRDRGKIKIAFQNILQDYLYPD; encoded by the coding sequence ATGATGACGACCGACTTCGGGGGCCAGTTTGTGTCTAGCAACCCAAATGCAGGCTGCAGTGCGTCTTCCCGCTGGCTAACGGAGGAGGTCTTTAAGCTGATAGACATTGTGCAGCGCGACGAGGCCATCTACAATCCACGACACAAGTACTACTTCTGCCGGCCGTACGTGGAGAACTTCTGGCGCGAGGTGGACCTGAAGCTGGAGAAGAACCCGGGCGCCAGCCTGGCCAAGTGGACTAATCTGCGCATCTCGTTCCGGCGCGAGTACACCAACTACCTGGAGGAGAAGGTGCCGCCCTGTTGGTCCTACTTCGACCGCATGTTCTTCCTGCATCCGTATCTGCGCAAAAAGCACCAGCAACCCAAGTCGCTGGACACTCAGGTCCAGGACGCCTTGGCACATCTCTCCAGCCTGTCCAGTCGCATGCAGCGGGAACGGTCGGTGGTCATCCcggccagcagcagcggtGGTGGCCAGCCCACGCCCTCCGCCCACCAGTCGCCGCCGGCGCCGCAGCTGGACAACTACCTGGACTACTTCGATGAGGGCGAGCCCAACAATTCCGAGCTGGAGGACATTATGGAGGAGGAACAGCAGCGCAGCAGTCGCTACCACAGCCAGCTGGATAGCAATGACATCAAGTCGGAGTGCGAGGAGCCGGCGGATGACTACGAACAGGAGACGCACGAGCCGGATGAGGATGAGCCGGAGGATCAGGACCTACATAAGATGGCGCCCACCTCCAGCTCTTCGTCTGCCGACGCCCAGCGTCGCTACCCCAATCAGCAGCCGCACACCAGTCGAATGCACTTGGGTCGTTTGCAGATGCGCGCCTACCAAGACGAGATGCGGGGTGCCATTCGTCCACGCTCCCAGGAGCTGCAAGCTCCAACTGCAGCCGTAACTGGAGTGAATTTCGCCTCCCAGTCGGCCGCTCATCCAAACATTTCCTTTGTGCGTCCCACATTCAGTAAGCCAGTGGATTTGGTCAGCACGACAACCCACAACGGAGGAGGGCCTTCAGGAACTGCTGGGCCATCCGAAGCGGACCTGCCCACACCATCTTCAGCGACTGTGGCCACACCCAATGCGCCCAGCAGCAGCTTTAataccaccagcagcagcagcagcaacagtagcTATCTCAGCCAGCGGCATGGGCACAACCACGTTCATGGAGGACACCAACAGTTGCAGCCATCATCGCTTCCATTGCGCCTCGAAGCCAACAATCCGTCAAGTGGATCCGTATCGAACGGCGGCGTAGAAATGTGCGACTGCAAAACCGATCCGGATGCCATGTTTCTGATGAGTCTGCTGCCGGACATCCAGAAGTTGAACGGGCGCGATCGCGGCAAGATCAAGATAGCCTTCCAGAACATTCTGCAGGACTACCTTTACCCAGACTAG
- the LOC128254071 gene encoding uncharacterized protein LOC128254071 isoform X3 has translation MSLFRKPKKIQRRVFSSNADEEEDGTSLDPDAGMEMEAPPPPIISGKRDKEKSRKAVKPQEDSSKPKALLSFADEDDDGEVFQVRKSSHSKKVMRMLDKERRKKKREERAENSGHLGGENGSTQHLESSGGPSSGPANSSSNPVNAGRYKSASDQSKSKKSDNHMIQTEIRTDDFVVS, from the exons ATGTCGCTTTTCCGCAAACCGAAGAAAATCCAGCGGCGCGTGTTTTCCAGCAACgcggacgaggaggaggacggcACATCCTTGGACCCGGACGCCGGAATGGAAATGGAGGCGCCTCCGCCTCCCATTATTTCCGGCAAGCGGGACAAAGAGAAGAGCCGGAAGGCCGTAAAGCCCCAGGAGGACAGTAGCAAACCGAAGGCGCTGCTCAGCTTCGCGGATGAGG ATGACGACGGCGAGGTCTTCCAAGTGCGCAAATCGTCGCACAGCAAGAAAGTGATGCGTATGTTGGACAAGGAGCGGCGCAAGAAGAAGCGCGAGGAGCGGGCGGAAAACAGCGGACACCTCGGTGGCGAAAATGGTAGTACACAGCATTTAGAGTCGTCCGGTGGCCCATCTTCGGGTCCTGCCAACTCCAGCTCAAATCCTGTCAATGCTGGCAGATATAAAAGTGCCAGCGATCagagtaaaagtaaaaaaagtgATAATCATATGATCCAAACCGAAATACGCACAGACGACTTTGTGGTAag CTAG
- the LOC128254142 gene encoding arrestin domain-containing protein 17: MGLKGCEVQLDNPWNTYYAGQTVNGQVKFTFDSPKKVRGIIIRFLGEANTEWTEEKNVTTSEGKTENEVTQLKGHEEYFKIQYYLLGGKNSSETELPPGTHTYPFTCALPPNLPSSFEGEFGHVRFTIKVTLDRPWKFDQDMKMAFTVIAPVDLNLNPRVKEPFKLELEKSFCCFCCRSGPLAVITSIPQTGFVSGQVLPITCEVDNTSNVNLTAVKFELRKLVTFHTNQPRSEKRESKVIIANLSVGPVNGGESHTFTQQMEIPALPPTNLLNCGIIALDYDLHVECDVSGPHRNLTGKVPITLGTIPLAGVRPPAQFTDAPSAGQSEDPSLAPTQPVSPASPPGGDGKGGALGWNVADSTGGGGSLYPNIPPPQFVETQYKAPTIAGRDDSEHTQMMGDGAFAPRYPTFQFNNATAPPANQ, from the exons ATGGGCCTTAAAGGTTGTGAAGTGCAATTGGATAACCCATGGAACACCTACTACGCGGGACAGACAGTCAACGGACAGGTGAAGTTCACATTTGACTCGCCCAAAAAAGTTCGAG GTATTATCATCCGGTTCTTGGGCGAGGCCAACACCGAGTGGACAGAGGAGAAAAATGTAACCACCAGCGAAGGAAAGACAGAAAACGAGGTGACCCAGCTGAAGGGGCACGAGGAGTACTTCAAGATCCAGTACTATTTACTGGGCGGCAAGAACA GTTCTGAGACGGAACTCCCGCCCGGCACTCACACTTATCCCTTCACTTGCGCCCTGCCGCCCAATCTGCCCTCTTCCTTTGAGGGTGAATTCGGCCATGTGCGCTTTACCATCAAGGTGACGCTTGATCGTCCCTGGAAATTCGATCAGGACATGAAGATGGCCTTTACGGTTATTGCACCGGTCGATCTGAATCTCAATCCACGTGTCAAGGAACCGTTTAAGCTGGAACTAGAGAAGTCcttctgctgcttctgctgccgCTCGGGTCCACTGGCCGTCATTACGAGCATACCGCAAACAGGTTTTGTTTCGGGCCAGGTTCTACCCATCACCTGCGAGGTGGACAACACCAGCAATGTGAATCTCACCGCAGTGAAGTTTGAGCTGCGCAAGCTAGTCACGTTTCACACTAATCAGCCGCGGAGCGAGAAGCGCGAGTCCAAGGTGATCATAGCCAACTTAAGTGTTGGTCCAGTCAATGGAGGAGAGTCTCACACCTTTACGCAGCAAATGGAGATACCTGCGCTGCCACCGACCAACCTTCTTAACTGCGGCATTATTGCATTGGACTACGATCTGCACGTAGAGTGTGATGTCAGCGGTCCGCACCGCAATCTTACCGGCAAGGTGCCAATTACCCTGGGCACCATTCCATTGGCGGGTGTAAGGCCACCAGCCCAGTTTACAGATGCTCCGTCGGCCGGGCAGTCCGAGGATCCGTCGCTGGCTCCTACACAGCCGGTGAGTCCGGCTAGTCCTCCGGGAGGTGATGGCAAGGGCGGTGCCTTGGGCTGGAATGTGGCAGACAGTACTGGGGGTGGTGGTTCCCTGTATCCCAATATCC cACCACCACAGTTTGTGGAGACCCAGTACAAGGCGCCGACTATAGCCGGACGCGACGACTCTGAGCATACACAAATGATGGGCGACGGAGCCTTTGCACCCCGCTATCCGACCTTTCAGTTCAATAATGCCACTGCACCGCCAGCGAACCAGTAA
- the LOC128254071 gene encoding PAX3- and PAX7-binding protein 1 isoform X1, with the protein MSLFRKPKKIQRRVFSSNADEEEDGTSLDPDAGMEMEAPPPPIISGKRDKEKSRKAVKPQEDSSKPKALLSFADEDDDGEVFQVRKSSHSKKVMRMLDKERRKKKREERAENSGHLGGENGSTQHLESSGGPSSGPANSSSNPVNAGRYKSASDQSKSKKSDNHMIQTEIRTDDFVLVVKKSETPEAVLNGRAALCAGREDMSDEDDQQSENGVHDKTRHRFSKPEHLKQMLESGSIPDAAMIHAARKRRQRAREQGAGDYIPVEEPKEPPKLSTRLPCEDVEGDQSDDEERMDMNDITGRKEREERREQFYAVENDSTDEDSDREMNEWENQQIRKGVTAAQLVHSQHETVLSRFMIKPATPGNGSAMDDGDLAAPQSTSTLLEQAYAKNALDRSNLATAVRSSAKSKKEKAKATALRTPQEIFAAIQARLSELKERSADHSASMAKISIELKALKLQQLECQQNAPTAAAKYKFYQEVKCYVNDLVDCLAEKAPVINDLEKRALLQYGKNQRYLVNRRRQDVRDQAKEIAEAAKPVSAAARRTPEYEEQVRRAAEREGRRTRRRCERERNDLLSSHLDGMSSDDEIADQQQELSVASTAQIESQSVEAFEDVTDDFSKIELILMKFYAWRKTDMSSYQDAFVSLCLPKLLAPLVRHELVLWSPLLDEYADIENMRWYQACMLYACQPDETVEMLKNDPDVNLVPSLIEKIVLPKVTALVTECWDPLSTTQTLRLVGFINRLGREFPLSGTNKQLNKLFESIMERMRLALENDVFIPIFPKQVQEAKTSFFQRQFCSGLKLFRNFLSWQGILADKLLRELAIGALLNRYLLLAMRVCTPNDAINKAYVIVNTLPTVWLLPNSETLKNMELFIGYIKQTLESCDASNPVFMQSSDKAKQILQRLHSL; encoded by the exons ATGTCGCTTTTCCGCAAACCGAAGAAAATCCAGCGGCGCGTGTTTTCCAGCAACgcggacgaggaggaggacggcACATCCTTGGACCCGGACGCCGGAATGGAAATGGAGGCGCCTCCGCCTCCCATTATTTCCGGCAAGCGGGACAAAGAGAAGAGCCGGAAGGCCGTAAAGCCCCAGGAGGACAGTAGCAAACCGAAGGCGCTGCTCAGCTTCGCGGATGAGG ATGACGACGGCGAGGTCTTCCAAGTGCGCAAATCGTCGCACAGCAAGAAAGTGATGCGTATGTTGGACAAGGAGCGGCGCAAGAAGAAGCGCGAGGAGCGGGCGGAAAACAGCGGACACCTCGGTGGCGAAAATGGTAGTACACAGCATTTAGAGTCGTCCGGTGGCCCATCTTCGGGTCCTGCCAACTCCAGCTCAAATCCTGTCAATGCTGGCAGATATAAAAGTGCCAGCGATCagagtaaaagtaaaaaaagtgATAATCATATGATCCAAACCGAAATACGCACAGACGACTTTGTG CTAGTGGTAAAGAAATCCGAGACCCCCGAAGCAGTTCTAAATGGTCGTGCTGCCCTTTGTGCTGGGCGGGAGGATATGAGCGACGAAGATGACCAGCAGTCCGAGAATGGAGTCCACGACAAAACGCGCCATCGCTTCTCCAAGCCAGAACACTTGAAACAGATGCTGGAAAGCGGTTCCATTCCGGATGCAGCCATGATACACGCTGCCCGAAAGCGCCGTCAGCGAGCCAGAGAACAGG GTGCAGGCGACTATATACCCGTTGAGGAGCCCAAGGAGCCGCCCAAGCTGAGCACCCGTCTGCCTTGCGAAGACGTTGAGGGCGATCAGTCGGATGACGAGGAGCGCATGGACATGAACGACATTACCGGACGCAAAGAGCGCGAAGAGCGACGCGAGCAATTCTATGCCGTCGAGAATGATT CCACCGACGAAGATTCTGATCGCGAAATGAACGAATGGGAGAACCAACAGATCCGCAAAGGAGTGACGGCTGCCCAGTTGGTCCATTCCCAGCACGAAACCGTACTCTCCCGCTTCATGATCAAGCCAGCTACTCCTGGAAACGGTTCCGCCATGGACGACGGGGACTTAGCGGCGCCGCAGTCCACGTCCACGCTGCTGGAGCAGGCTTACGCAAAGAACGCTCTCGATCGCAGCAATTTGGCTACGGCAGTTCGCTCATCCGCCAAGTCGAAGAAGGAAAAGGCCAAGGCTACAGCTTTGCGCACTCCGCAGGAGATCTTCGCCGCCATTCAAGCACGTCTTAGCGAGCTCAAAGAACGCTCGGCGGATCACAGCGCCAGTATGGCCAAGATCAGTATCGAACTGAAGGCATTAAAGCTTCAGCAGCTGGAGTGCCAGCAGAACGCACCAACAGCGGCGGCAAAGTACAAGTTCTACCAGGAGGTAAAATGCTATGTGAATGACCTTGTGGACTGCTTGGCCGAAAAGGCGCCGGTGATTAACGACCTGGAAAAGCGGGCCCTGCTGCAATACGGCAAGAACCAACGATATCTGGTAAATCGACGGCGGCAGGATGTCCGGGATCAGGCCAAGGAAATCGCCGAGGCAGCAA AACCCGTCTCAGCTGCTGCCCGACGAACACCAGAATACGAAGAGCAAGTCCGCCGTGCCGCAGAACGGGAGGGCCGAAGAACACGTCGTCGATGCGAGCGTGAGCGGAACGATCTGCTCTCCTCCCACCTGGATGGCATGTCCAGCGACGATGAAATCGCCGACCAACAGCAGGAGCTGAGCGTGGCGTCCACGGCACAAATAGAATCCCAGTCGGTGGAGGCCTTTGAGGACGTTACCGACGACTTCAGCAAGATCGAGCTAATCCTGATGAAGTTTTATGCATGGCGAAAGACTGACATGTCCTCGTACCAGGACGCATTCGTTAGTCTGTGCCTTCCGAAACTCTTGGCGCCGCTGGTGCGCCACGAACTGGTCCTGTGGTCGCCGCTGTTGGATGAGTACGCGGACATCGAGAATATGCGATGGTATCAAGCCTGCATGTTGTACGCCTGCCAGCCAGATGAAACCGTGGAGATGCTGAAGAACGACCCGGATGTCAACCTGGTACCGTCGCTCATCGAAAAGATCGTTCTGCCGAAGGTGACTG CCTTGGTTACGGAATGCTGGGACCCCTTGTCCACCACGCAGACCCTTAGATTGGTTGGGTTCATCAATCGGCTGGGCCGCGAATTTCCGCTGAGCGGCACTAACAAGCAGCTTAACAAACTTTTCGAATCCATCATGGAACGCATGCGGTTAGCCCTAGAAAACGACGTCTTTATCCCTATATTTCCAAAGCA AGTCCAAGAGGCAAAGACGTCGTTCTTTCAGCGTCAGTTTTGCAGCGGCCTTAAGCTGTTTCGAAACTTCCTCAGCTGGCAGGGTATCCTGGCGGATAAACTTTTGCGGGAACTGGCCATTGGAGCGCTGCTAAACCGCTACCTTCTATTGGCCATGCGGGTCTGCACGCCAAACGATGCCATAAACAAGGCATACGTCATTGTGAATACCTTGCCCACGGTTTGGCTGCTGCCCAACAGCGAGACCCTCAAGAACATGGAGCTTTTCATTGGATacataaaacaaacattagAGAGCTGTGATGCAAGCAATCCAGTCTTCAT GCAATCAAGCGATAAGGCCAAGCAAATACTTCAAAGACTGCATAGTTTATAA
- the LOC128254071 gene encoding PAX3- and PAX7-binding protein 1 isoform X2, translating to MSDEDDQQSENGVHDKTRHRFSKPEHLKQMLESGSIPDAAMIHAARKRRQRAREQGAGDYIPVEEPKEPPKLSTRLPCEDVEGDQSDDEERMDMNDITGRKEREERREQFYAVENDSTDEDSDREMNEWENQQIRKGVTAAQLVHSQHETVLSRFMIKPATPGNGSAMDDGDLAAPQSTSTLLEQAYAKNALDRSNLATAVRSSAKSKKEKAKATALRTPQEIFAAIQARLSELKERSADHSASMAKISIELKALKLQQLECQQNAPTAAAKYKFYQEVKCYVNDLVDCLAEKAPVINDLEKRALLQYGKNQRYLVNRRRQDVRDQAKEIAEAAKPVSAAARRTPEYEEQVRRAAEREGRRTRRRCERERNDLLSSHLDGMSSDDEIADQQQELSVASTAQIESQSVEAFEDVTDDFSKIELILMKFYAWRKTDMSSYQDAFVSLCLPKLLAPLVRHELVLWSPLLDEYADIENMRWYQACMLYACQPDETVEMLKNDPDVNLVPSLIEKIVLPKVTALVTECWDPLSTTQTLRLVGFINRLGREFPLSGTNKQLNKLFESIMERMRLALENDVFIPIFPKQVQEAKTSFFQRQFCSGLKLFRNFLSWQGILADKLLRELAIGALLNRYLLLAMRVCTPNDAINKAYVIVNTLPTVWLLPNSETLKNMELFIGYIKQTLESCDASNPVFMQSSDKAKQILQRLHSL from the exons ATGAGCGACGAAGATGACCAGCAGTCCGAGAATGGAGTCCACGACAAAACGCGCCATCGCTTCTCCAAGCCAGAACACTTGAAACAGATGCTGGAAAGCGGTTCCATTCCGGATGCAGCCATGATACACGCTGCCCGAAAGCGCCGTCAGCGAGCCAGAGAACAGG GTGCAGGCGACTATATACCCGTTGAGGAGCCCAAGGAGCCGCCCAAGCTGAGCACCCGTCTGCCTTGCGAAGACGTTGAGGGCGATCAGTCGGATGACGAGGAGCGCATGGACATGAACGACATTACCGGACGCAAAGAGCGCGAAGAGCGACGCGAGCAATTCTATGCCGTCGAGAATGATT CCACCGACGAAGATTCTGATCGCGAAATGAACGAATGGGAGAACCAACAGATCCGCAAAGGAGTGACGGCTGCCCAGTTGGTCCATTCCCAGCACGAAACCGTACTCTCCCGCTTCATGATCAAGCCAGCTACTCCTGGAAACGGTTCCGCCATGGACGACGGGGACTTAGCGGCGCCGCAGTCCACGTCCACGCTGCTGGAGCAGGCTTACGCAAAGAACGCTCTCGATCGCAGCAATTTGGCTACGGCAGTTCGCTCATCCGCCAAGTCGAAGAAGGAAAAGGCCAAGGCTACAGCTTTGCGCACTCCGCAGGAGATCTTCGCCGCCATTCAAGCACGTCTTAGCGAGCTCAAAGAACGCTCGGCGGATCACAGCGCCAGTATGGCCAAGATCAGTATCGAACTGAAGGCATTAAAGCTTCAGCAGCTGGAGTGCCAGCAGAACGCACCAACAGCGGCGGCAAAGTACAAGTTCTACCAGGAGGTAAAATGCTATGTGAATGACCTTGTGGACTGCTTGGCCGAAAAGGCGCCGGTGATTAACGACCTGGAAAAGCGGGCCCTGCTGCAATACGGCAAGAACCAACGATATCTGGTAAATCGACGGCGGCAGGATGTCCGGGATCAGGCCAAGGAAATCGCCGAGGCAGCAA AACCCGTCTCAGCTGCTGCCCGACGAACACCAGAATACGAAGAGCAAGTCCGCCGTGCCGCAGAACGGGAGGGCCGAAGAACACGTCGTCGATGCGAGCGTGAGCGGAACGATCTGCTCTCCTCCCACCTGGATGGCATGTCCAGCGACGATGAAATCGCCGACCAACAGCAGGAGCTGAGCGTGGCGTCCACGGCACAAATAGAATCCCAGTCGGTGGAGGCCTTTGAGGACGTTACCGACGACTTCAGCAAGATCGAGCTAATCCTGATGAAGTTTTATGCATGGCGAAAGACTGACATGTCCTCGTACCAGGACGCATTCGTTAGTCTGTGCCTTCCGAAACTCTTGGCGCCGCTGGTGCGCCACGAACTGGTCCTGTGGTCGCCGCTGTTGGATGAGTACGCGGACATCGAGAATATGCGATGGTATCAAGCCTGCATGTTGTACGCCTGCCAGCCAGATGAAACCGTGGAGATGCTGAAGAACGACCCGGATGTCAACCTGGTACCGTCGCTCATCGAAAAGATCGTTCTGCCGAAGGTGACTG CCTTGGTTACGGAATGCTGGGACCCCTTGTCCACCACGCAGACCCTTAGATTGGTTGGGTTCATCAATCGGCTGGGCCGCGAATTTCCGCTGAGCGGCACTAACAAGCAGCTTAACAAACTTTTCGAATCCATCATGGAACGCATGCGGTTAGCCCTAGAAAACGACGTCTTTATCCCTATATTTCCAAAGCA AGTCCAAGAGGCAAAGACGTCGTTCTTTCAGCGTCAGTTTTGCAGCGGCCTTAAGCTGTTTCGAAACTTCCTCAGCTGGCAGGGTATCCTGGCGGATAAACTTTTGCGGGAACTGGCCATTGGAGCGCTGCTAAACCGCTACCTTCTATTGGCCATGCGGGTCTGCACGCCAAACGATGCCATAAACAAGGCATACGTCATTGTGAATACCTTGCCCACGGTTTGGCTGCTGCCCAACAGCGAGACCCTCAAGAACATGGAGCTTTTCATTGGATacataaaacaaacattagAGAGCTGTGATGCAAGCAATCCAGTCTTCAT GCAATCAAGCGATAAGGCCAAGCAAATACTTCAAAGACTGCATAGTTTATAA
- the LOC128254090 gene encoding E3 UFM1-protein ligase 1 homolog — MGSDWDEIKRLAADFQKAQLTSTLQKLSERNCVEIVTLLLEKQMLEVVFTNDGKEYITPDHLEREILDELYVNGGRANLVEVSKTLNVDLSRIVGLADRIAAENPSIHLVLGQLIDEDYISHIAQEINEKLALRGEISISELASQFDLPSDFLQHDVVEKHLGRIIKGRQDATNPRVFFTQAYIQRCKAKIRGALTAITRPTNVAVILQQIGVQEKIFHSLLDEIAPAGQVTSKLANSQYVPHIYAKTQADWVNSFYKQNSFLEYDAIQKLGISDAKSYIRKQFPSEEFLFLKRVALGARLVELTVVTALNECSATKQYLDLSTILPSNLSEEDIEEVFGAIMAQKHSNPSNFVYLDSIVFSQPYLTQLVQPCQALAESQAKMAIDSGTYQQYIVEKTLAQKGSVSTQELEDDGKLDKRDERRKKASSGKAGGGAQGRETKTKSTKKHQRGKAATQNDSDDDDEIQQSTRSGGNKKAVKQLELVKTADIVKLISSSLEEEGLEHLSKSIAALYTNQFNQAALSRAQELFEATPQTNRRQTHAAIQDRINTLLIDIRLYEKGLKLFPQDTQSQLVKYLLKSLGNDICNELTLYVASECNLTVKNTNLNVDQRNKLVQECDAQYRAALLEQNKALNKTIDDFELATEAVLKTCSMIIKKVDKKKDRLLIADHKKKLQEQLLSCQEPALLLHLAALILFTTTSGSILHASGKFVSAILQHIRGSLNEPQNALLLRYHDLVLQVLQANPDSSESKIAHEQLLAMQTEVVELAQNFTRASVSKAE, encoded by the exons ATGGGTAGTGATTGGGATGAGATCAAGCGCTTGGCCGCCGACTTTCAAAAAGCGCAGCTTACGTCGACGCTGCAGAA GCTCTCGGAGCGAAACTGCGTGGAGATTGTAACGCTGCTGCTGGAGAAGCAGATGCTGGAGGTGGTGTTCACCAACGATGGCAAGGAGTACATTACCCCGGATCACCTGGAGCGCGAAATACTAGATGAGTTGTATGTGAACGGGGGACGAGCCAATTTGGTGGAGGTCAGCAAGACCCTGAACGTGGATTTGTCACGAATTGTGGGTTTAGCCGATCGCATAGCGGCAGAAAATCCAAGCATACACCTGGTCCTGGGCCAGCTCATCGACGAGGATTATATCAGTCACATTGCACAGGAGATTAACGAGAAGTTGGCGTTGCGAGGAGAGATCTCCATATCGGAGTTGGCTTCACAGTTTGACCTGCCGTCTGACTTTCTGCAGCACGACGTGGTGGAGAAGCACTTGGGCAGGATCATCAAGGGTCGCCAGGATGCCACCAATCCGCGTGTGTTCTTCACTCAGGCCTACATCCAACGGTGTAAGGCAAAGATTCGAGGAGCCCTGACTGCCATTACGAGGCCAACGAATGTGGCTGTGATCCTTCAACAGATCGGAGTTCAAGAGAAGATCTTCCACTCGCTGCTTGACGAAATCGCGCCAGCCGGCCAAGTGACCTCCAAACTGGCCAACTCCCAGTACGTTCCGCACATCTATGCCAAGACGCAGGCGGACTGGGTGAACTCGTTTTACAAGCAAAACAGCTTCCTTGAGTATGATGCCATCCAGAAGCTGGGTATTTCGGATGCCAAGTCCTACATCCGCAAACAGTTCCCCAGCGAAGAGTTCCTCTTCCTAAAGCGGGTTGCCCTTGGTGCTCGACTTGTGGAGCTCACGGTGGTAACGGCGTTAAACGAGTGCAGTGCCACCAAACAGTACTTGGATCTGTCCACCATTCTGCCATCCAATCTGTCAGAGGAGGACATCGAGGAGGTTTTTGGCGCTATCATGGCACAAAAGCACAGCAATCCCAGCAACTTTGTGTACCTGGACAGCATCG TGTTCTCGCAACCGTATCTTACCCAGCTGGTTCAGCCCTGTCAAGCGCTGGCAGAGTCCCAGGCCAAGATGGCCATCGACAGCGGCACCTACCAACAGTACATCGTGGAAAAGACGCTGGCGCAGAAGGGAAGCGTTTCGACCCAAGAGCTTGAGGACGATGGAAAGTTGGACAAGCGCGATGAGCGCAGGAAGAAAGCGTCTTCTGGCAAAGCAGGTGGCGGAGCCCAGGGGCGTGAGACAAAAACCAAGTCCACAAAGAAGCATCAACGAGGCAAGGCGGCAACTCAGAACGACagtgatgacgatgatgagaTACAGCAAAGCACTCGAAGTGGCGGAAATAAGAAGGCAGTGAAGCAATTGGAACTAGTCAAGACTGCTGATATAGTCAAGTTGATTAGTAGCAGTCTGGAGGAAGAGGGATTGGAACATTTGTCCAAATCAATTGCTGCTCTATATACGAA CCAATTTAATCAAGCAGCATTATCACGTGCACAAGAGTTGTTTGAGGCCACACCACAGACCAACCGCCGCCAGACACACGCCGCCATACAGGATCGCATAAACACGCTGCTGATAGACATACGGCTTTACGAGAAGGGTTTGAAGCTTTTCCCCCAAGACACGCAGTCCCAGTTGGTTAAATACCTGCTCAAATCTTTGGGCAATGATATATGCAACGAACTAACGCTATACGTAGCCAGCGAGTGCAATCTGActgtaaaaaatacaaatctgaacgtggatcagcgcaatAAGTTGGTTCAGGAATGCGATGCCCAGTACCGAGCAGCGTTGTTGGAACAGAACAAGGCCCTGAACAAGACTATTGACGATTTTGAACTGGCCACGGAAGCGGTGCTAAAGACCTGCAGCATGATTATCAAGAAGGTGGACAAGAAAAAAGATCGTCTGCTGATCGCAGACCACAAAAAGAAGCTACAGGAGCAGCTCCTCAGTTGCCAGGAGCCGGCACTGCTGCTGCATTTGGCTGCTCTAATACTCTTCACCACGACCAGTGGTAGCATTTTGCACGCGTCCGGAAAATTTGTCTCTGCCATCCTGCAGCACATTCGCGGATCACTGAACGAGCCACAGAACGCATTGTTGCTCCGATATCACG ATCTGGTCCTCCAAGTGCTGCAGGCCAATCCAGACAGCAGCGAGTCAAAGATCGCCCACGAACAGTTACTTGCCATGCAGACGGAAGTTGTCGAGCTGGCGCAAAATTTCACACGCGCCTCCGTCTCCAAGGCAGAATGA